One region of Thunnus albacares chromosome 20, fThuAlb1.1, whole genome shotgun sequence genomic DNA includes:
- the LOC122971483 gene encoding uncharacterized protein LOC122971483 — protein sequence MENLFDFEGGYVDYRLFTTPTDLKDELITHLTSYIQLYDQHRDRLQRTSESFTQAAVRVHEMDDDSSENTVVQGLLCVFGGVLGASCGAVAGGIIGALGAVSAATCSRFCGSVNALGATVGFVGGVFGGAVGGSFSGIVGGAAGAVAAATGCSINGIVSDVTWFTIGFATGGAIGGIFGGTVGAAGGAVGGAFGGLYATRFAVSVVGFVIHHFCDTKDSKEQKKETKKVDIIQKAGQDFHEVTEPLVMELKTIKMISDKMAPSDAVLGVSEQTAKTLTAVTVMERAEISESLKDLTNCVSSAEEVAMQCRQVTVELEKTRAEVEKLLVSLRKP from the coding sequence atggaaaatttatttgattttgaaGGGGGCTATGTGGACTACAGACTATTTACCACTCCCACTGACCTAAAAGATGAACTCATAACACATTTAACATCTTACATCCAGCTCTACGATCAACACCGAGACCGTCTACAAAGAACTTCAGAGAGCTTCACACAGGCAGCTGTCCGAGTTCATGAAATGGACGACGACAGCTCTGAGAACACGGTGGTCCAAggtctgctctgtgtgtttgggggAGTGCTTGGTGCATCTTGTGGGGCTGTTGCTGGTGGCATCATTGGGGCCTTGGGGGCAGTTAGTGCAGCAACTTGCAGCAGGTTTTGCGGAAGTGTTAATGCACTCGGTGCAACTGTCGGCTTTGTTGGCGGTGTATTCGGTGGTGCAGTTGGGGGCTCATTTTCTGGCATTGTTGGTGGTGCAGCCGGCGCTGTAGCTGCAGCAACAGGATGTTCAATTAATGGTATAGTCAGTGATGTAACATGGTTCACCATTGGCTTTGCAACTGGTGGTGCAATCGGAGGTATTTTTGGTGGGACAGTTGGAGCAGCAGGAGGTGCAGTTGGTGGTGCTTTTGGTGGGTTGTACGCTACAAGATTTGCAGTTAGTGTAGTTGGATTTGTAATTCATCATTTCTGTGACACCAAAGATtcaaaagaacagaaaaaggagacaaagaaaGTGGACATTATACAGAAAGCTGGACAAGATTTCCATGAAGTGACTGAACCGCTGGTGATGGAgctaaaaacaatcaaaatgatTAGTGACAAAATGGCCCCCAGTGATGCTGTTCTCGGGGTGTCTGAACAAACTGCAAAGACTCTGACTGCTGTGACGGTGATGGAGAGAGCAGAGATCAGTGAGTCTCTCAAAGATCTGACAAACTGTGTGTCCAGTGCTGAAGAGGTAGCGATGCAATGCAGGCAAGTCACTGTGGAACTGGAGAAAACGAGAGCAGAAGTGGAAAAACTTTTGGTTTCATTGAGGAAACCTTGA